One Chlamydia sp. DNA window includes the following coding sequences:
- a CDS encoding metal ABC transporter permease gives MFAAVSPYYGVSFFEFFIVFFSRLFSGKLFNGHLYIDDIQVIVFLSIAVSCSVIGTFLVLKKMAMYANVVSHTILFGLVCACLFTDQLTHLSMRTLTIAAVSTTLFTGASIHFIRNVFKVAEEASTALVFSLLFSASLLLLVFLTRNAHVGTELVIGNADALAKSDIFPVFLVLLINLGVSYFFFSNFVCVSFDTIFAFSLGIPVRLVDYLIMFLLSVSVVGAFKAVGVLMSLAFLLIPGLIAKLVASSIREMIIYSMIFGILSALVAPALSRSILSVYGIGLSTSGLAVGLLLAFYLVVLIVVSAKRYISLRRNT, from the coding sequence ATGTTTGCTGCTGTCTCTCCGTATTACGGGGTATCTTTTTTTGAATTTTTTATTGTCTTTTTTTCTCGTCTATTTTCTGGGAAATTATTCAACGGACATTTGTATATCGATGATATTCAGGTAATTGTGTTTTTATCAATAGCAGTGTCTTGTTCTGTAATAGGCACTTTTTTGGTTTTAAAAAAGATGGCGATGTATGCAAATGTTGTTTCTCACACTATATTGTTTGGTTTGGTATGTGCCTGTTTGTTTACTGACCAGCTCACACACCTGTCTATGCGAACTTTGACTATCGCGGCCGTTTCAACAACTTTATTTACTGGTGCGTCCATTCATTTTATTCGCAACGTATTCAAAGTGGCAGAAGAAGCTAGTACTGCTTTGGTTTTTTCTTTATTATTTTCGGCAAGCTTGTTGCTTCTTGTTTTTTTGACTCGGAATGCTCACGTGGGGACTGAGCTCGTTATTGGTAATGCGGATGCTTTAGCTAAATCGGATATTTTCCCTGTATTTCTAGTTTTATTGATTAATCTGGGAGTCTCTTATTTTTTCTTTTCTAATTTTGTTTGCGTGTCTTTTGATACTATTTTTGCCTTTTCCTTAGGGATACCAGTACGATTAGTGGATTATCTGATCATGTTTTTACTTTCTGTATCCGTTGTTGGGGCGTTTAAAGCTGTTGGTGTGTTAATGTCTTTAGCTTTTCTTCTGATTCCAGGACTGATTGCTAAGCTCGTAGCCTCTTCTATTCGAGAAATGATCATCTACTCCATGATTTTTGGAATCCTTTCGGCTTTGGTTGCTCCAGCTCTTTCTAGATCCATTCTTTCTGTTTATGGGATTGGGTTATCTACGTCAGGATTAGCTGTGGGGCTATTGCTTGCTTTCTATTTAGTAGTTCTTATAGTCGTTTCTGCTAAAAGATACATTTCACTTCGTCGAAATACATAG